Proteins encoded together in one Halalkaliarchaeum sp. AArc-CO window:
- a CDS encoding FAD-dependent oxidoreductase, with product MRVAIVGGGIVGLASAYYLADRDVSVTVFEKESVGGETTGRANGGIRAQFTSPVHVRFSRESMRVWESFEGTFGVNIGYRRTGYLFLARTADTAEQLRENVARQNDHGVPSDCLSPAEATEYCPGLDADRYVGAAYSPTDGFADPHLALQGFLRGAGEAGAEITTGVEVIDVHTRDGRVDRIETEDGVSDVDFVVNAAGPWAGNVAAMVGLELPVSPRRRQLLVAEPAPALPSDAPMTVDVDASVHFRPESDGAAIVGGRDADGDPERDPDRYRTSNDPDWIVDTLDRAADVATYFGPETAVVRGWAGLYTVTPDHHPIVEETIPGFVNAVGFSGHGFMHAPATGQVVAELIVDGTSETVDVSPLSADRFERDAGLREGTVID from the coding sequence ATGCGCGTCGCGATCGTCGGCGGCGGGATCGTCGGGCTGGCGAGCGCGTACTACCTGGCCGACCGGGACGTCTCGGTCACCGTCTTCGAGAAGGAGTCGGTCGGTGGCGAGACTACCGGACGGGCGAACGGGGGGATCCGGGCACAGTTCACCTCGCCGGTGCACGTGCGGTTTTCCCGCGAGAGCATGCGGGTCTGGGAGTCGTTCGAGGGGACGTTCGGCGTGAATATCGGCTACCGCCGGACGGGCTATCTCTTCCTCGCGAGAACGGCCGACACCGCCGAACAGCTCCGGGAGAACGTCGCCAGACAGAACGACCACGGCGTCCCCAGCGACTGTCTCTCCCCGGCAGAGGCTACCGAGTACTGTCCCGGCCTCGACGCCGATCGGTACGTCGGTGCCGCCTACAGCCCGACGGACGGCTTCGCGGATCCGCATCTCGCTCTCCAGGGGTTCCTGCGGGGTGCCGGGGAGGCGGGCGCCGAGATTACCACCGGCGTCGAGGTGATCGACGTCCACACGCGGGACGGACGGGTCGACCGGATCGAGACCGAGGACGGCGTCTCGGACGTCGACTTCGTGGTCAACGCTGCTGGACCGTGGGCGGGAAACGTCGCGGCTATGGTCGGCCTCGAACTCCCGGTTTCACCCCGTCGTCGACAGTTGCTCGTCGCGGAACCGGCGCCGGCGCTGCCGTCGGACGCCCCGATGACCGTCGACGTGGACGCAAGCGTTCACTTCCGACCGGAGTCCGACGGCGCAGCGATCGTCGGCGGCCGGGACGCCGACGGGGATCCCGAGCGCGATCCCGACCGGTACCGAACCTCGAACGATCCCGACTGGATCGTCGACACGCTGGACCGCGCTGCCGACGTCGCTACCTATTTCGGTCCGGAGACAGCGGTCGTCCGCGGCTGGGCGGGGCTGTACACGGTGACGCCGGATCACCACCCGATCGTCGAGGAGACGATACCCGGCTTCGTAAACGCCGTGGGATTCTCGGGACACGGGTTCATGCACGCTCCGGCGACCGGACAGGTGGTCGCGGAACTGATCGTCGATGGAACATCGGAAACAGTCGACGTCTCGCCGCTTTCTGCCGATCGGTTCGAACGGGACGCGGGGTTACGCGAGGGAACTGTGATCGACTGA
- a CDS encoding Glu/Leu/Phe/Val dehydrogenase dimerization domain-containing protein codes for MVLDRMTEYGHETVTYHTDPETGLQAIVAVHDTTLGPSLGGTRMLPYDTEADALRDVLRLSEAMTYKAAAADLDLGGGKAVILGDPEQKTEEMMAAYGRAVDALGGRYITSVDINTGVEDLDVIAEQTDHVVGVSDGLGDPSPVTAYGVFRGLEETARDELDRPVSELSVTIQGIGKVGTGLAERLLERGADVTVSDVDSDAVEAFAEEHGVDTVGPEDAYAKSCDVFAPCAIGGVLNDDTIPQLNCDVVAGGANNVLERPEHAEMLRDRGIRYAPDYVINAGGLITVHTEYVGGTIEDAFEKADRIGERLVELYERADDRDVTPLQAAREYAEERLERERDPLATPA; via the coding sequence ACGTACCATACGGATCCGGAGACGGGTCTCCAGGCGATCGTCGCCGTACACGACACGACACTCGGTCCGTCGCTGGGCGGAACGCGAATGCTCCCATACGACACCGAGGCGGACGCCCTCCGTGACGTGTTGCGCCTGTCGGAAGCGATGACCTACAAGGCTGCGGCTGCCGACCTCGATCTCGGTGGTGGGAAAGCCGTCATCCTGGGCGATCCGGAACAAAAGACCGAGGAGATGATGGCCGCCTACGGTCGGGCGGTCGACGCGCTCGGCGGGCGGTACATCACCTCGGTCGATATCAACACCGGCGTCGAAGACCTGGACGTCATCGCTGAACAGACCGACCACGTGGTGGGCGTAAGCGACGGACTGGGCGACCCCTCACCGGTGACGGCTTACGGGGTCTTCCGTGGACTCGAGGAGACTGCGAGAGACGAACTCGACCGACCGGTCTCGGAGCTTTCGGTGACGATTCAGGGGATCGGGAAGGTCGGAACGGGGTTGGCCGAGCGTTTGCTCGAACGGGGGGCAGACGTGACGGTGTCGGACGTCGACAGCGACGCAGTGGAGGCGTTCGCGGAGGAACACGGCGTCGACACGGTCGGGCCCGAGGACGCGTACGCGAAGTCGTGTGACGTGTTCGCACCGTGTGCGATCGGCGGCGTGTTGAACGACGACACGATCCCACAACTGAACTGCGACGTCGTGGCCGGTGGGGCGAACAACGTACTCGAACGCCCCGAACACGCGGAGATGCTCCGCGATCGCGGGATCAGATACGCGCCGGATTACGTCATCAACGCCGGCGGACTGATCACCGTCCACACCGAGTACGTCGGCGGAACGATCGAGGACGCCTTCGAGAAGGCCGACCGAATCGGTGAACGCCTGGTCGAACTGTACGAGCGCGCCGACGACCGCGACGTGACGCCCCTCCAGGCCGCCCGGGAGTACGCCGAGGAACGGCTCGAACGCGAACGCGACCCGCTCGCGACGCCGGCCTGA